CACCTCGTCGCGTGCTTCGCCTTCGAGGCGGGGGTTGCGGGCGCGGTCGCGTAGATCGCGTTCCCCGCGGGGGCCGACCTCGAGCATCGCGACGGCGTACACGCTCGCGGCGTTGTAGCACTCCTCCCACGACCTGCGGGATCCCGCGGCTTCGACGGCGGCGTCGAGTGCCCGCGGGTCCGGCGGCCAGCACCGGTCCGGGCAGGCGTCGGCCAGCCGCACGCGGCTGCGGGGATAGGCGGGCCGGGGTTCGGGTACCGCGCCGGTGCCCGGCTCGACGTCCGCCATCGCGCGGCGCAGCACCGCCCAGACCAGGGACAGGTCGAGCGCGCGGTTCGTCAGCTGATGGCGGCTGCGGCGCCAGCGCCGCCACAACCGGCCGTAGTCCTCGAGGAGCCGTTCGATCTCGTACTGCGACAGCGCGCAGAGATAGGACCGCATCTCGGCGGCGCGCTGGTTGTACTCGGCCAGCTGCTCCGGCGTCGCCTCGTGGACGAGGAGCTCTTCGACCGGGACGCGCAGCACGCGCCGGTGCAGTTCGAGCCGTTCCGCCCGCGGGATCGCTTCCGGCCGGGTCCGGACGTCCAGGTCGACGTAGCGGCGGAAGCGCAGCTCGATCGCCGCCCGCAGTTCGGCTCGGCGCTGCGCCCGCGCGTCGCCGGGGGCGCCCGCGGTGGTGCGCCGAACCCACCACGAACCGGCCACGGAGTCGCCGTGGCCGAGGACGAGCGCGTGCCGGTAGCGGGCGATCAGCAGGGCGACGTCGCGGCCGCGCCCGTGGCGGCGGGGCTGGCGTGCGAATTCGGGGCCGATCCACCACCGGGCGAGGACCGGGTGCCCTCGGCTGCACACGGTGATCACGTCGTCGTACGTGGCGAGCGCGTCGAGGTGCAGGTCGAGCTGTTCCTGCAGAGCGGCGATCTCGAGTCTGATGTAGACGTTGGACGGGTCGAGGCTGACCGCCCGGTAGTACTCGGCGAGGGCTTCGTCGTAGCGGCGGTAGGTGATGAAGTGGTTGGCGCGCTGGTAGGCGTCGAAGAGCTCGTACGGGATCTTCGCGTCGCGCCAGGCGACCCAGTGGATGTTCGTGCGGACGTAAGCGCTGCGCGGGATGACCAGCGCGGCGACGGCGTTCGCGGCGCGGTGCAGCACGCGCGGCCAGTTCTCGTCCTCGATCACCAGCGGGCTCGCGGCGAAGCGCGGGACGCGGACGAGCTCCAGGATGAGCTGGTGGCGGCCGGGAGTGTTGCCGGGGCGGACAGTGCCGGTGACGGTGAACGCGGCGGGTGGCTGGGCGAGCCGGATCAGCTTGGTGACGGCCTTCCACCAGCCGTCCGCCGAGTCGCCGGCGTGCTCGACGATCTGGATGAAGTCGTACGAACTCCCCGCCCCCGGGACCGGCGTCGGGGTGTAGAGGCGGGAGTCGTTGAGGAACCGCTTGAAGGTGGCGGTCAGCTCGACCGCGGAGTCGATCTCGCGGTCGTGGCTGTCCGGGGGCCGTTCGTCGACGAACAGCCGGATGTCGATCTGGTTGGCCCGGTAGGCGGCGGTTTCGAGGCGGGCCCGGCCGGTGAAGTACAGCGTGAGGACGATCGAGACGAGCACGGCGGACGTCTGGAGGACGGTCCAGGTGACGACACTGGCGACCTTCGGATCCCGGACGAAGGTCCAGGTCTGGAAGAACGGCAGGTAGGGCACGACGGCGAAGCCGCCCGCGACGAGCCCGGCCGTCACCGCGGCCAGCCACCACCGGATCCGGTGAACTTCCGGCAGTTCGGCCTGGTCGAAACCCCGGTGTCGTCGCGCGGACACCATCGATCACCCCCTCGTGTCAGAGTACTCGCGGAGGGGGTGCGATTCGTTACGGGCCGTGATCCGCGAGGTCGGCGATCACCTGGGCGTGGCACGGTTCGGGCACGCACCAGCACCCCAGCCGCCGGCCGCGGAGCCCGGCAAGCAGGGCGAGCAGGTCCGGCCGGTCAAGGAGGTACTCGCGGTACTTGGCGACGACCTCGTCCCGGGAGCCGTCCGGGCCGGGCCGGAACGGGCTGGCGAGCTTCGAGCCTGCGAGGTGCCAGCCACCGCGGTACATCGCCCGCCCGACGTAGACGACGTCGGCGTACTCCGGGTCGCCCCGGTGCCCTTTCAGGTTGACGACCGTGGTCGCCATGGCGTGCCTCCTCGCATTCCCGGTGCCTTCCGGGACGGTTTTGTCGGTGCTCGGCGATAGAGTGGAAATCGGGGGACCCTCCCGCGCCCGCGTCGGCTAATTTACTTGACCCACAAGCAAATCGCCTCCCCCGGCGCGTCCGGATCACGCCTCGGCGTTTCACCGGATTCAGCGATTTTTATTCGCACGGGTGTTCGGTAACGTCGTTGGCATGACCACTACGACTCTTTCCCCCGACCACCGGCTTCGCAACGCTTCCTCCACCGCAAGACGTCACCCGGACCCAGGGCCGTATCGCCGGACCGGGGCCGAAACCGTCCGCGAGGCGACGCGCGGTGGTCCATCTAGTGCATATGCACTATGCTCAAGGTCTACGGTTGAGCAGTCAGCCGCTGCCGGACGTTCCGCGCCCGGGCCGGCAGGCTGCCTTTCCGGCACCCCGTCCCGCGACGTCCGGTCCGCCCCTGCTGCCCGACGAAAGGGTGTGCCGCGATGGTTCCCCAGCCACGCTCGGCCGACCGAGAACTCACCACCACCGACTGGATGAACGCCGGCGGTCACATGTCGCTGCGCGTGCTGCGCCCCGGACTCCACACCGTGGTCGTCGAGGTGACCGGCGAAATCGACCTCAGCACCGCGCGCCGCCTGGACGAAGTCCTGCAGTCCCGCATCCGCAGCCAGGTCGGCGAGGTCGTCATCGACCTCTCCGCCGTCACGTTCTTCTCGGTCGCCGGGCTGAACTCGCTGCTGCGGGCCCAGCTGCTCGCCGACACGGCGGGGGCACACCTCACGGTGGACGCCGGGCAGTCGCGAGCGGTGCGGCGGCTGTTCACCCTGCTCCCGACGGACTTCGACGGCGTCTCGAACGTCCGGCCGGTCCGCTGATCGCTCACGAAGACGCGCTCACGAAGACGCGCTTATGAAGGTGGCTGACCGCCCAGCCGCCGGACGGCCTCGACGATCGCGCTGTTCGGCGCGCCCTTCACCAGGTACTCGGTGACGCCGGCCGCGGCGAGCCCGGCGATCGACGCCCGGTCGGCGTAGGCGGAGAAAGCGAGGATGGCGGTACCCGGACTGCACCGGGCGATTTCGCGAGCCGCCCTGGCACCACCGCCACCCGGCATCCGGACGTCGAGGACGGCGACCGCGGGCCGGTGCCGCTCGGCGAGCCGGATCGCCTCGTCGACGTCGCCGGCGACCGCGACCACGGCGATGTCGGACTCGGAGTCCAGGACTTCACGGAGGACGTCGCGGATCATCACGTCGTCGTCGGAGATGAGCACCCGCAGCTCGGTCATGGTTCGAGTCCCGTCGCGTCGGGCAGCATCGGCAGCCAGAACTCGACTGTCGTGCCTTCGCCGGGTGCGCTGCTCACCGAAAGCCAGCCGTGCGCGGCTTCGGCCCGTTCGTGCATTTCGACCATCCCGAAGTGGCCCGCGCCCGCGTCTTCCCCGGCTGTGCCGACGCCGTCGTCGGTGATCCGCACGAGCGTTCCGCTGTCTACAGTGGACAGTGTGACGGCGACCCGGGTGGCCCGGGCGTGCTTGTGGACGTTGCTGAGCGCCTCCTGGCAGATGCGGTACACGGTGATCGCCGCTTCCGGCGACGGCTCGGCCGTCAGGTCGTCCCGCACCGAGTGCGCCAGCCCCCAGCGGCCGGCGGCGTCGTCGACGTAGG
This window of the Amycolatopsis balhimycina FH 1894 genome carries:
- a CDS encoding DUF4326 domain-containing protein, which encodes MATTVVNLKGHRGDPEYADVVYVGRAMYRGGWHLAGSKLASPFRPGPDGSRDEVVAKYREYLLDRPDLLALLAGLRGRRLGCWCVPEPCHAQVIADLADHGP
- a CDS encoding STAS domain-containing protein; protein product: MVPQPRSADRELTTTDWMNAGGHMSLRVLRPGLHTVVVEVTGEIDLSTARRLDEVLQSRIRSQVGEVVIDLSAVTFFSVAGLNSLLRAQLLADTAGAHLTVDAGQSRAVRRLFTLLPTDFDGVSNVRPVR
- a CDS encoding response regulator, which encodes MTELRVLISDDDVMIRDVLREVLDSESDIAVVAVAGDVDEAIRLAERHRPAVAVLDVRMPGGGGARAAREIARCSPGTAILAFSAYADRASIAGLAAAGVTEYLVKGAPNSAIVEAVRRLGGQPPS